Proteins encoded together in one Gigantopelta aegis isolate Gae_Host chromosome 8, Gae_host_genome, whole genome shotgun sequence window:
- the LOC121379567 gene encoding adenosine receptor A3-like, with protein sequence MTTNFTEYNDISVGDMVTMVFEVILMAFICTVNSLTLIVVSLNRSLWTVPNMYIISLAVADLLSGLSLAYQMVFHIPGIKLEFDQNKYLCLFRHVLFFVMLGASILNMVLIAIDRWACITFPFAYERLATIPKAGILIGLTWIFAIFLGSIPLYVNHWKTDVRCRFFKVLTMEYQTYTQGGFFVVCSIIIAACYAHIFHTANRERKAILHITMITHTLTHERRRAKFKRDWELVVMFSVVFGVFFLCCTPAFIFIIITYTAGVSESVNSFTIPLLVMNSGMNFIIYVVKNSQFRRALKATCFCRRTSVVGTV encoded by the coding sequence ATGACGACGAATTTCACAGAGTACAACGACATCAGCGTCGGCGACATGGTAACGATGGTTTTCGAAGTGATACTTATGGCATTCATCTGTACTGTCAATAGTTTGACTCTGATTGTAGTTAGTCTAAACCGGAGTTTGTGGACTGTGcctaacatgtatattatatcgCTAGCCGTTGCGGATTTGTTATCAGGTCTATCCCTCGCTTACCAAATGGTGTTCCACATACCAGGGATAAAATTGGAGTTTGATCAGAACAAGTATCTTTGTCTGTTCAGACATGTGCTTTTCTTTGTGATGCTTGGGGCTTCAATTTTGAACATGGTTCTTATTGCTATAGACAGATGGGCGTGTATAACATTTCCTTTCGCATACGAACGTTTGGCGACAATACCAAAGGCAGGAATACTTATTGGGCTTACCTGGATTTTTGCAATATTTCTCGGATCAATTCCACTATACGTGAATCACTGGAAAACCGACGTGCGTTGTCGGTTTTTCAAAGTACTCACCATGGAATACCAAACATACACTCAAGGAGGGTTCTTTGTTGTGTGTTCAATAATCATCGCAGCTTGCTATGCTCATATATTTCATACCGCCAATCGAGAAAGGAAAGCCATTCTCCACATAACCAtgataacacacacactaacccaCGAAAGGAGAAGGGCCAAATTCAAGAGAGACTGGGAGCTGGTCGTCATGTTTAGTGTTGTCTTTGGAGTCTTCTTCCTCTGCTGCACGCCGGCTTTCATCTTCATAATTATAACATACACCGCAGGAGTTTCAGAATCGGTTAACAGCTTCACCATCCCACTTCTTGTGATGAACTCTGGGATGAACTTCATAATATATGTGGTGAAAAACTCGCAGTTTCGAAGGGCGCTAAAAGCCACGTGTTTCTGTCGCCGAACATCAGTAGTTGGTACTGTATGA